CTCAACACCTGAATTCACTCAGAAAAAATAAATATACAAGGAAATAGCTTGGAACGCGGTTTTTATACGATTATGGCAGCGCAGTTTTTCTCTTCTTTGGCAGATAACGCGTTGCTGGTTGTGGCGATTGCACTGTTGATTGATTTACATGCACCTGCCTATTTAACACCCATGCTGAAGTTTGTTTTCGTGTTGTTCTACGTGATTCTGGCTCCTTTCGTTGGCGCATTTGCGGATTCTATGCCGAAAGGGCGCGTCATGTTCATTAGCAACACCATCAAAATTACCGGCTGTGGATTACTCTTCATCGCCATGCATCAATATTTCGCATTGGCTGCGTACGCGGTAGTGGGACTCGGTGCGGCCGCTTATTCGCCTGCCAAGTACGGCATTTTGACCGAATTATTGCCCGCGGAGAAATTGGTGATCGCCAATGGCTGGATCGAAGGATTAACGGTAGCATCGATAGTGCTGGGTACGGTATTGGGCGGTGTGCTGATTACACCGGCTGTAGCAGGCACGCTGCTGCAGTTTGATTTTCCTGTGATCGACACGGGGATCGATAACGCATTGGAAAGCGGTATCCTGATCATCGCCGTCATTTACGCCATCGCCGCGTTGTTTAATCTGTATATCCCGAATACCGGCGTTGATCATCGCATTCCCAAAAAGAATCCTTTCTTTCTGATTCACGAGTTTAGACACTGTGTGAAATTATTATGGACCGACAAGCTGGGGCAGATCTCGCTTGCGGTGACCACGCTGTTTTGGGGCGCGGGTGCGACATTACAGTTTATTGTGTT
The DNA window shown above is from Nitrosomonas sp. Is35 and carries:
- the lplT gene encoding lysophospholipid transporter LplT encodes the protein MERGFYTIMAAQFFSSLADNALLVVAIALLIDLHAPAYLTPMLKFVFVLFYVILAPFVGAFADSMPKGRVMFISNTIKITGCGLLFIAMHQYFALAAYAVVGLGAAAYSPAKYGILTELLPAEKLVIANGWIEGLTVASIVLGTVLGGVLITPAVAGTLLQFDFPVIDTGIDNALESGILIIAVIYAIAALFNLYIPNTGVDHRIPKKNPFFLIHEFRHCVKLLWTDKLGQISLAVTTLFWGAGATLQFIVLKWAEVAMNYPLNQAAQLQGVVAVGIAVGAVMAARWISLRQSVKVIPLGIAMGIVVMAMILVKDLWIAIALLMLIGGLAGFFVVPMNALLQHRGHILMGAGHSIAVQNFNENLSILAMLLLYALLIWFEVHIYIVIAAFGLFVSVMMALIRKWHLLNQSKEDSLHLIGAKKIH